One genomic region from Argentina anserina chromosome 2, drPotAnse1.1, whole genome shotgun sequence encodes:
- the LOC126785086 gene encoding peptidyl-prolyl cis-trans isomerase, producing the protein MAAQNPKVFFDMTIGGQPAGRIVMELYADTTPRTAENFRALCTGEKGVGRSGKPLHFKGSSFHRVIPGFMCQGGDFTAGNGTGGESIYGAKFADENFVKKHTGAGILSMANAGPGTNGSQFFICTAKTEWLDGKHVVFGQVVEGLDVVKNVEKVGSSSGRTAKPVVVADCGQLC; encoded by the coding sequence ATGGCCGCTCAGAACCCTAAGGTCTTCTTCGACATGACGATCGGAGGCCAGCCGGCCGGCCGCATCGTGATGGAGCTCTACGCTGACACCACCCCGCGCACCGCCGAGAACTTCCGCGCTCTCTGCACCGGCGAGAAGGGCGTCGGCCGTTCCGGCAAGCCGCTCCACTTCAAGGGGTCGTCGTTCCACCGTGTGATCCCCGGGTTCATGTGCCAGGGAGGTGACTTCACCGCCGGAAACGGCACCGGAGGAGAGTCGATCTACGGCGCCAAGTTCGCCGACGAGAACTTCGTGAAGAAGCACACCGGCGCCGGAATCCTGTCCATGGCGAATGCCGGCCCCGGGACGAACGGATCTCAGTTCTTCATCTGCACCGCCAAGACTGAGTGGCTCGACGGCAAGCACGTCGTGTTCGGCCAGGTCGTCGAGGGCCTCGACGTCGTTAAGAACGTCGAGAAGGTCGGCTCCAGCTCTGGAAGGACCGCCAAGCCTGTTGTCGTCGCCGACTGCGGCCAGCTCTGCTAG
- the LOC126782279 gene encoding uncharacterized protein LOC126782279, whose amino-acid sequence MERQGLNQPPMLYSMDFAQWKLQMRSFIYGIDFHAWRSVERGWKPPMKDVNSKGTEGTSIGELKDEDEWTEKEIKASEGNHKALNALYASMSREERKRVQNCVTAKQVWDKLCVLNEGNDIVKEQRLQQYYSEIDALKMRDDETIDDFYSRFTDLSSLCESLGRPLQESDIVRKILRSLPKSYRMKKTTIQEQYNLNTYSVDLLIGNLKAWEMELEEDERPKGMNSKNIALSVTKNPKSSSEEAENNEQLILEFEKFLSQRKSNSNEQNNQNSRRNFNGNNRRFEKRKDNYSQKKYEYGSSSNNNKKCYTCGGIGHVATNCGNKKFDSGNKAYKSSWSDDDDSSPKRDKIFALVSSFSLDYAGSKTEDEKDQEEDEENSYEDNEMFEYQAKVIKAAEKISEKNILLKQQVEKLEGEKIEWEVEKLNLRKKSDNGDHVLERKRLLAKIQMLQDEVIEKDNLIDLLNSKLSKLQILLDGTDNKVGKFQNSSKSLSDILSSGKSYNDRTGLGYTGSKASDTYIGEHEKTENIQTSFNSKVIKSNDIYEKDIKDIRSKLEQHGQFLRDISHFVGLSKSYKETKQDVKKTQRYPDYESDDKETRTVIDFINVTADHYVDLSELSDDGLPRTNNTNVQSQGGSREVDKSLQPATKFCTVFKQVQKDNSTRDVIGEGVRTRGRTMEIASHKGENTESSDTENVEINKALVSFIKEKVKGTNV is encoded by the exons ATGGAACGTCAAGGATTGAATCAACCACCCATGCTCTACAGTATGGATTTCGCTCAATGGAAGCTTCAAATGAGATCCtttatatatggtattgaTTTTCATGCATGGAGAAGCGTTGAACGTGGATGGAAACCTCCAATGAAAGATGTTAATTCAAAAGGTACTGAGGGGACATCCATTGGTGAATTAAAAGATGAAGACGAGTGGACTGAAAAAGAGATTAAGGCTAGTGAAGGAAATCACAAGGCTCTTAATGCTCTATATGCGTCAATGAGCagagaagaaaggaaaagagtTCAGAATTGCGTTACAGCCAAACAGGTTTGGGATAAACTTTGTGTTTTAAATGAAGGTAATGATAttgtaaaagaacaaagattacAACAATATTATTCTGAAATCGATGCCTTAAAAATGAGAGATGATGAaactattgatgatttttataGTCGTTTTACTGATCTCTCTAGTTTATGTGAAAGCCTTGGAAGACCGTTACAAGAAtctgatattgtaagaaaaatattacGGTCTCTTCCAAAGTCTTACAGGATGAAAAAGACAACGATTCAGGAACAATATAATCTCAACACATATTCTGTGGACTTATTGATTGGAAACTTGAAGGCTTGGGAGATGGAGCTTGAAGAGGATGAAAGACCGAAAGGTATGAATTCTAAAAATATTGCTTTAAGTGTTACAAAAAATCCTAAATCAAGCTCTGAGGAAGCTGAAAATAATGAAcagttgattttggaatttgaaAAATTTTTGAGTCAGAGAAagtcaaattcaaatgaacaaaataatcaGAATTCTAGGAGGAATTTTAATGGAAATAATAGGCGTTTTGAGAAACGTAAAGATAATTACTCACAAAAGAAGTATGAGTATGGAAGTAgtagtaataataataagaagTGTTATACTTGTGGTGGCATTGGCCACGTTGCTACTAACTGTGGAAATAAGAAATTTGATTCAGGTAATAAGGCTTACAAGTCCTCTtggagtgatgatgatgatagttcCCCAAAAAGGGACAAAATTTTTgctcttgtgtcttctttctctttagaTTATGCAGGTTCAAAAACTGAGGATGAAAaggatcaagaagaagatgaagaaaacaGCTATGAGGATAATGAGATGTTTGAATATCAAGCAAAAGTTATCAAGGCTGCTGAGAAAATATCAGAAAAGAATATTCTATTAAAGCAACAAGTGGAGAAGCTGGAAGGTGAAAAAATAGAATGGGAAGTAGAGAAACTGAACCTGAGAAAGAAAAGTGACAATGGTGATCATGTGCTTGAAAGAAAACGGCTTCTAGCAAAAATTCAAATGCTCCAGGATGAGGTAATCGAAAAAGACAATCTAATTGATttattaaactctaaacttagCAAGTTGCAGATTTTGCTTGATGGAACAGATAACAAGGttggaaaatttcaaaatagttCGAAATCGTTATCTGACATTTTGAGTTCAGGGAAGAGCTACAATGATAGAACCGGACTTGGATATACTG GCTCAAAGGCAAGTGACACATATATTGGAGAACATGAAAAAACTGAGAATATTCAGACTTCTTTCAATTCAAAAGTGATCAAGTCGAATGACATATATGAGAAAGATATTAAAGATATTCGAAGTAAGTTGGAACAACATGGTCAGTTTTTACGtgatatttctcactttgttggtttatCTAAATCTTATAAAGAAACTAAGCAGGATGTGAAAAAGACTCAAAGATATCCAG ATTATGAATCTGATGATAAAGAAACTAGAACTGTAATTGACTTTATAAATGTAACTGCTGATCATTATGTGGATTTGTCTGAATTATCTGATGATGGGTTACCAAGAACTAATAATACAAATGTGCAGTCACAGGGAGGATCAAGAGAAGTTGATAAAAGTTTACAACCTGCAACAAAATTTTGTACAGTTTTTAAACAGGTTCAAAAAGATAATTCAACTAGAGATGTCATTGGAGAAGGCGTTCGGACCAGAGGAAGGACAATGGAAATTGCGTCACACAAAGGAGAAAACACAGAAAGCTCCGACACTGAAAATGTGGAAATTAACAAAGCTCTAGTAAGTTTTATTAAAGAGAAAGTTAAAGGAACTAATGTCTAA
- the LOC126805565 gene encoding probable magnesium transporter NIPA6 encodes MGVSENTIGLILAMASSAFIGSSFILKKKGLKRAAAAGTRAGVGGYTYLLEPLWWAGMITMIVGEVANFVAYVYAPAVLVTPLGALSIIVSAVLAHFLLKERLQKMGVVGCVTCIVGSVVIVIHAPQEHTLSSVLEIWTLATQPAFLIYVAATLSLVLALVLHFEPRYGLTNILVYLGICSLMGSLTVVSIKAIGIAIKLTVEGVSQIAYPQTWFFLSVAVICVITQLNYLNKALDTFSATIVAPVYYVMFTTLTIIASVIMFKDWSGQTASSIASEICGFITVLSGTIILHATRDQEPPPPQGTVTWYIRGDSMKASEDEDLIALHNSDFLEP; translated from the exons ATGGGGGTTTCAGAGAATACGATAGGTCTCATACTAGCCATGGCCTCCAGCGCCTTCATCGGCTCCAGCTTCATCCTGAAGAAGAAAGGCCTCAAGcgcgccgccgccgccggaaCCCGAGCAG GAGTTGGTGGTTATACTTATTTGTTAGAGCCACTATGGTGGGCTGGCATGATCACCA TGATTGTTGGAGAGGTTGCGAATTTTGTTGCCTATGTATATGCTCCGGCGGTTCTTGTGACTCCACTAGGTGCATTGAGTATAATTGTCAG TGCTGTACTGGCGCACTTCTTGTTGAAGGAGAGGCTGCAGAAAATGGGAGTTGTGGGATGTGTTACGTGCATTGTGGGATCAGTGGTTATTGTGATCCATGCACCTCAGGAGCATACACTGAGTTCTGTATTGGAAATATGGACTCTCGCAACTCAACCAG CCTTTCTAATTTACGTTGCAGCTACACTTTCCCTAGTGTTGGCTTTGGTTCTGCATTTTGAACCTCGCTATGGGCTGACTAACATACTGGTCTACTTGGGAATTTGTTCTTTGATGGGATCACTTACT GTGGTAAGCATAAAGGCCATTGGAATTGCAATAAAGCTTACTGTTGAGGGAGTAAGTCAAATAGCTTATCCGCAGACTTGGTTTTTTCTGTCTGTTGCAGTAATCTGCGTCATTACACAGTTGAATTACCTCAACAAG GCTTTGGATACCTTCAGTGCGACTATTGTTGCTCCAGTATATTATGTGATGTTCACAACTCTCACCATTATTGCTAGTGTAATAATGTTCAAG GATTGGTCTGGTCAAACTGCGAGTAGCATAGCCTCTGAAATTTGTGGATTCATTACTGTACTATCAGGAACTATTATACTCCATGCCACCAGAGATCAGGAACCACCACCTCCACAAG GTACTGTAACATGGTACATTAGGGGAGATTCAATGAAGGCTTCTGAAGATGAAGATTTGATCGCCTTACACAATTCAGATTTTCTTGAACCATAG
- the LOC126785085 gene encoding uncharacterized protein LOC126785085, whose product MAATTATVDASLWWDPFSLLLTDLENAPLSSSSSSSDLPPNLVKKLKANHAWFVDTVSLFKPPSEKSKAALDSQLVKVGSHLLNIKPELKDKALTISSYLCLDEVQSYILVERSLKDNNVGLESAGHDFVHVVLIYYYIERQCLLKCTKSILMLALSLGIESGEGSPIKEEALKLVSDGLEKKLISLLQDLFSSSPTEEMDVDLFSLWAEETLIEDNLVLDILFLAYYESLCTCNGGTWKALCLLYKGILSGSSNFEKLAISTEALRSSYQAKVQLLLILIETLDLESLLKMVHDEVPFRDGQTAITLVDVQEIEAIISTLNAFETKGAGPLILAWAVFLCLISSLPGKEENNALMEIDHVGYVSQAFEASSLTYFVEILESDVLKESDGPVAGFRSVLRTVISAFIAAYEINLQMEDGTLMIIVDILCKVYLGEESLCIQFWDRGSFIDGPIRCLLCSIESEFPFRTVELVRLLSSLCEGTWPAECVYNFLDKSVGISSLFEIATNSFRDDISQIVETNHPLHVPGLEGLVIPSKTCGRILRLVDENTALVRWEYTQSGVLVLLMRLAQEVYFKRNEEVLLILNLLSRMVTFSMAVCFALMDVGCSLHFQSTGMSGQNTMWVVEMISTLVRRLSPTRSGAALMSVAINILAKMLKCSPSHVAEVALKANMFEFEIGDNVPSSGSWLLSGKPAKMLVIDCEHNDSDCTLTISVLDFTLQFMESGVKNDGVLALIVFSLQYVLVNHEYWKYKLKHTRWKVTLKVLEVLKRCLTSTSCSENLDEVILDRIFCDSSIHYTLFQIVCTTPQTLERLYFSRLVELTEIEGLQLAICSVLEVLFIMLSKFSKDTSSGLQNFHQAVFSSATKPVPIVAALVLLISYSRNPQIQIGAARVLSVFLKSADIIQPHLFGSSFGLDDIQIGDLRHAVSDILLEQSALNEDLLVAVVNLLTSAARYQPAFLVAVLSTKESKDVQPSNAADVKLPTNEVLSRLSEYEKASVVVAVLYHIRRSSDLINSNPRVLLNVLNFLRALWEDAAQYSDILECMRGSENFWKNLSSSISVEAPPFENLTETEAEDLGYRYQCQSSILEIMAHDVFLQKKLLHAESLVNQVTESQDKIQNLVRTDNSKGENLEVILSAWCGSSVWSHLTKLLSHSEYDISLSLRAKVAAGSVTALVMVKLAQGDAGSLSVSLLEKSRILLKKLRSHPAFSELLAQYSLRSYSAEKERNYLILSDLYYHLQGEVEGREIGSASFKELSQFLIDSNTFQTYQLKYDGDLFITGKDAYLFDIKRVRADLGLDLWGYSMWKESEAIAEPMLHHMKHVNSMVFLTSSKLSALRALRSILTVYLDYSLEAKSKVQEISDQLVFPCIDHICTNFLDTVESLAPVLGASEEIFHFLAAQAELLLYLMISAHESLPSSVCIRVLKSSAAGLKVLSDFQPLVTGSSVSVVSSTVKLLLMLVLSALKFSCHSNLVGQRDMVSVEDMAKISDMSLHLLPILCNRLASAEDCRLSLTTMDLILRNFLTPNTWFPIIQNHLQLQHLFLKLQDKKSLESVPIIMKFFLTLARVRQGAEMLINHGFLSSLRFLFAEYLDDRSASVTMTDSLSNSSDIMEKPKQIWGLGSAVITAMVQSLGDSTACSDVVENVIPYFFFEKAYMISYYLSAPDFPSDDHDKKRPRAQQRQTSLTDLKEIEHTLMLMCVLAKHWNSWVKAMKELDSQLREKSIHLLAFISRGTQRVGETSSFSAPLICPPTLKEEFNSCKKASFVNCKSGWFALSPLCCVSKPKLLTASITATGQTIKTQATANGCLISQSYFSDTIALQIYKITFLLLKFLCLQAECASRRAEEVGFVDLDHFPELPMPEILHGLQDQAIAIITEVCEANRMKEIQIEVQSICCLLLQIMEMAMYLELCVHQICGIRPVLGRVEDFTKEVKLLIKATETHAFLKPSLKSLKQIMSVVYPGLVQAEDFL is encoded by the exons ATGGCCGCCACCACCGCCACCGTCGACGCCTCTCTCTGGTGGGATCCGTTCTCTCTCCTACTCACCGACCTCGAGAACGCtcctctctcctcctcctcctcctcctccgaccTCCCTCCCAATCTG GTCAAGAAATTGAAGGCCAATCACGCCTGGTTCGTCGACACAGTGAGCCTCTTCAAGCCGCCGAGTGAGAAATCAAAGGCCGCTTTGGACTCGCAGCTCGTCAAGGTCGGCTCTCACCTGCTGAATATCAAGCCTGAGTTGAAAGACAAGGCTCTCACCATCAGCTCCTACTTG TGTCTTGATGAGGTGCAATCGTACATTCTAGTGGAAAGGTCTCTCAAGGATAACAATGTAGGTCTTGAATCTGCAGGGCACGACTTTGTTCATGTG GTGTTGATTTACTATTATATTGAGCGGCAGTGCTTGCTGAAGTGTACCAAGAGTATACTCATGCTTGCTT TGTCTCTGGGAATTGAATCTGGAGAAGGAAGTCCTATTAAGGAGGAAGCACTGAAGTTGGTTTCTGATGGACTGGAGAAGAAATTAATATCTCTGCTGCAAGACCTTTTTTCTTCCAGTCCCACTGAAGAAATG GATGTTGACCTTTTCAGTTTGTGGGCTGAGGAGACACTAATTGAAGACAATTTGGTTCTGGATATTCTTTTCCTTGCTTATTATGAGTCACTTTGTACTTGTAATGGTGGAACATGGAAAGCATTGTGCTTGCTCTATAAG GGGATTTTATCTGGGTCTTCTAACTTTGAAAAGCTGGCAATATCTACTGAAGCACTGCGATCTTCTTACCAAGCTAAAGTTCAGCTTCTTCTAATTCTTATAGAAACCCTGGACCTGGAAAGTCTTCTCAAAATGGTCCATGATGAAGTACCTTTCAG GGACGGTCAAACTGCTATTACTTTGGTTGATGTCCAAGAGATTGAAGCAATAATTTCAACATTGAATGCATTTGAAACAAAAGGGGCGGGCCCATTAATTCTTGCATGGGCAGTGTTTCTATGTCTGATTTCATCACTTCCAggcaaagaagaaaacaatgcACTAATG GAGATTGATCATGTTGGTTATGTTAGCCAAGCATTTGAGGCATCATCCTTGACTTATTTCGTAGAAATCCTTGAAAGTGATGTATTGAAGGAATCCGAT GGGCCTGTTGCTGGTTTTCGAAGTGTGTTGAGAACTGTTATTTCTGCATTTATTGCAGCTTATGAGATCAATCTTCAG ATGGAAGATGGAACCCTAATGATAATAGTGGATATCCTTTGCAAAGTTTATCTGGGAGAG GAGTCTCTTTGCATCCAGTTCTGGGACCGAGGAAGTTTTATTGATGGTCCCATCCGGTGTCTTCTCTGCAGCATAGAGAGTGAATTTCCTTTCAGGACTGTCGAGCTTGTTCGCCTTTTATCATCACTTTGTGAAGGAACCTGGCCTGCTGAATGTGT GTACAACTTTCTAGATAAGTCTGTTGGTATATCATCCTTGTTTGAGATTGCAACGAATTCCTTCAGGGATGACATCTCTCAAATTGTTGAGACGAACCACCCTTTGCACGTCCCTGGACTTGAAGGTTTGGTCATTCCCAGTAAAACCTGTGGCCGTATATTGAGATTAGTTGATGAAAATACTGCTCTTGTTCGATGGGAG TATACACAATCTGGGGTACTAGTTTTGCTCATGCGCTTGGCCCAAGAGGTATATTtcaaaagaaatgaagaagttCTTCTTATCCTCAACCTGCTTAGCCGGATGGTCACCTTTAGCATG GCTGTGTGCTTTGCTTTGATGGATGTTGGGTGCTCTTTGCATTTCCAATCAACTGGCATGAGTGGGCAGAATACCATGTG GGTGGTTGAGATGATTAGCACTCTAGTCAGAAGGTTATCCCCTACTCGTAGTGGTGCTGCTCTAATGTCCGTGGCTATAAACATATTGGCAAAGATGTTGAAATG TTCCCCTTCTCATGTTGCTGAGGTGGCCTTAAAAGCAAATATGTTTGAGTTTGAGATTGGTGACAATGTTCCGTCAAG TGGATCATGGTTACTTTCTGGAAAGCCGGCGAAGATGCTTGTAATTGACTGTGAACATAATGATAGTGACTGCACATTGACTATATCAG TGCTAGACTTTACTCTTCAGTTCATGGAATCAGGTGTGAAGAATGATGGTGTATTGGCTTTAATTGTTTTCTCTCTCCAGTATGTTCTCGTTAACCATGAGTACTGGAAATACAAGTTAAAGCACACCCGATGGAAAGTAACATTGAAG GTGcttgaagtgttgaaaaggtGTTTAACATCAACCTCATGCTCTGAAAATCTGGATGAAGTCATCCTAGATAGAATTTTTTGTGATTCTTCCATCCATTATACTCTTTTTCAAATTGTTTGTACAACACCACAAACATTAGAG AGACTTTACTTCAGTCGTCTTGTTGAGCTAACAGAGATTGAAGGGTTACAGCTGGCTATATGTTCTGTTCTAGAAGTTCTTTTCATCATGCTCTCCAAATTTTCCAAG GATACATCTTCCGGCCTTCAAAATTTTCACCAAGCAGTTTTCTCCTCAGCAACAAAACCTGTCCCTATAGTTGCAGCGCTTGTATTGTTGATATCTTATTCTCGCAATCCA CAAATACAAATTGgtgctgctagggttttgtcAGTGTTCTTGAAGAGTGCAGATATTATCCAGCCGCATTTGTTTGGAAGCAGCTTTGGACTAGATGATATACAG ATTGGAGATCTGAGGCATGCTGTTAGTGACATATTACTTGAGCAGTCAGCATTAAATGAAGATCTCTTAGTTGCTGTAGTCAATTTGCTCACGTCTGCTGCTCGATATCAG CCTGCTTTTCTTGTTGCTGTGTTATCCACCAAAGAGAGTAAAGATGTCCAGCCGAGTAATGCTGCTGATGTGAAGCTACCAACAAATGAAGTTCTGTCGAGGTTATCTGAGTATGAAAAGGCAAGTGTTGTGGTTGCAGTGTTGTATCATATTAGAAGATCTAGTGATCTTATCAACAG TAATCCTCGTGTGCTGCTGAATGTTCTCAACTTTTTAAGAGCTCTGTGGGAAGATGCTGCTCAATATTCTGATATTTTGGAATGCATGCGAGGCTCTGAAAATTTCTGGAAGAACTTGTCGAGTTCTATCAGTGTAGAAGCTCCTCCCTTTGAGAATTTAACTGAAACAGAAGCTGAAGATTTGGGATACAGATATCAGTGTCAATCTTCAATATTGGAAATAATGGCACATGATGTGTTCCTGCAGAAGAAACTGTTACATGCAGAGTCACTTGTAAACCAAGTGACTGAATCACAGGACAAGATACAGAATTTAGTGAGGACTGACAATTCAAAAGGAGAAAATCTAGAGGTTATTTTATCAGCCTGGTGTGGAAGCTCGGTTTGGAGCCATCTGACCAAGTTGCTTAGTCATAGTGAATATGACATCAGTCTTAGTTTGCGGGCAAAG GTTGCTGCTGGTTCAGTCACTGCCCTTGTCATGGTGAAATTAGCACAGGGTGATGCTGGAAGTTTGTCTGTGTCCTTACTTGAGAAGTCCCGCATCCTTTTAAAAAAG CTGAGAAGCCATCCTGCTTTTTCTGAATTGTTAGCTCAATATTCACTGCGTAGTTACAG TGCAGAGAAGGAGCGAAATTATTTGATACTCAGCGATCTTTATTATCATCTGCAAGGGGAGGTAGAAGGCCGGGAAATTGGTTCTGCATCGTTTAAAGAACTGTCTCAGTTCCTAATTGATTCCAACACTTTCCAAACTTACCAGCTGAAGTATGATGGTGATCTTTTCATAACTGGCAAAGATGCGTACCTGTTTGATATCAAACGTGTAAGAGCTGATTTGGGATTAGATCTCTGGGGCTATTCAATGTGGAAGGAGTCGGAGGCAATTGCAGAACCGATGTTGCATcacatgaaacatgtgaaCTCAATGGTGTTTCTAACAAGCTCGAAGCTTTCCGCACTTAGAGCATTAAGAAGTATTCTAACTGTTTACCTGGATTAC TCACTGGAGGCAAAGAGTAAAGTGCAAGAAATCTCTGATCAACTAGTTTTCCCATGCATAGATCACATATGCACAAATTTCCTTGATACAGTAGAATCATTGGCTCCAGTACTTGGTGCCTCTGAAGAGATCTTTCACTTCCTTGCAGCTCAAGCAGAATTGCTTCTGTATCTTATGATTTCTGCACATGAGAGCCTGCCTTCATCTGTTTGCATTCGTGTGCTCAAATCATCTGCTGCTGGCCTTAAAGTGTTGAGTGATTTCCAACCATTAGTTACTGGGTCATCAGTTTCAGTGGTTAGCTCTACAGTCAAGCTCTTGCTCATGCTGGTTCTCTCAGCATTGAAGTTTAGTTGTCATTCAAATTTAGTTGGGCAAAGAGATATGGTATCTGTTGAAGACATGGCTAAAATATCTGATATGAGTCTACATCTGCTACCGATTCTCTGTAATCGCCTTGCTAGTGCTGAGGACTGCAGGCTCTCGCTTACTACTATGGACTTGATATTGAGAAATTTCTTGACTCCCAACACTTGGTTTCCCATCATTCAGAATCACCTCCAGCTTCAGCATCTGTTTCTGAAGCTTCAAGATAAAAAGTCACTGGAGTCTGTGCCTATCATAATGAAGTTCTTTTTGACACTTGCTCGTGTGAGGCAGGGTGCAGAGATGCTTATTAATCATGGTTTTCTCTCGTCCCTTAGATTCTTGTTCGCTGAGTACTTGGATGATAGGTCTGCTTCAGTAACTATGACTGATAGCCTTTCCAATTCATCTGACATAATGGAAAAGCCAAAACAAATTTGGGGACTGGGTTCAGCTGTCATCACAGCTATGGTTCAGTCTCTAGGAGACAGTACTGCTTGTTCTGATGTTGTGGAGAATGTAATACCGTACTTCTTTTTCGAGAAAGCTTATATGATTTCATACTATCTCAGTGCACCAGACTTCCCATCTGATGATCACGACAAGAAAAGACCTCGTGCACAGCAGAGACAAACTTCTCTTACTGATCTTAAAGAAATTGAGCACACTCTCATGCTAATGTGTGTGCTGGCAAAACATTGGAATTCATGGGTCAAGGCCATGAAAGAATTGGATTCCCAGCTGAGAGAGAAAAGTATACATCTTTTAGCATTTATCAGCAGGGGAACTCAACGTGTTGGAGAAACTTCCAGTTTTAGTGCCCCGCTCATATGTCCTCCTACCCTTAAAGAGGAATTCAATAGTTGCAAGAAAGCCTCGTTTGTTAACTGTAAAAGTGGGTGGTTTGCTCTTTCACCACTTTGTTGTGTGTCAAAACCAAAATTATTGACTGCCTCAATCACAGCAACAGGGCAGACTATTAAAACTCAAGCTACTGCAAACGGTTGTCTCATTTCTCAATCATACTTCTCAGACACTATTGCCCTACAGAtctacaaaattacttttctgCTATTGAAGTTTCTCTGTTTACAAGCTGAGTGTGCTTCTAGAAGGGCTGAGGAGGTGGGATTTGTTGATCTTGACCATTTTCCTGAGCTTCCGATGCCTGAGATCTTACATGGCCTGCAG GATCAAGCTATTGCCATCATTACAGAAGTGTGTGAAGCAAACAGAATGAAGGAGATTCAAATCGAAGTCCAGTCTATCTGTTGTTTGCTGCTACAAATAATGGAGATGGCGATGTACTTGGAACTTTGTGTTCACCAGATATGTGGCATAAGACCAGTGCTAGGGCGTGTGGAAGATTTTACGAAGGAAGTTAAACTGTTAATAAAAG CGACGGAGACACATGCTTTCCTGAAACCATCCCTGAAATCCTTGAAGCAGATAATGTCGGTTGTCTATCCCGGATTGGTACAGGCGGAGGATTTTTTGTGA
- the LOC126805564 gene encoding eukaryotic translation initiation factor 4B3, which produces MAATVSSPWAKPGAWALDSEEHEAAELEQQQQHQAKIEAQPLADFPSLSAAAAAKPKKKNKPQKVSLAEFSVFGGPKPPAEPVGLTHEDRLVLPTGPRERTAEELEKGRLGGGFKSYGADRNREDSSSKWGSQRREGGGGFGKESDRDAPSRADEVDDWGAGKKSVPEKRERVGFGFGSQSKADESDSWVTNKTSSFSSEGRRPGGGGFDRDRKVGFGSNGGGADSESWGRKREEVNGGGGFERERKVGLGFNSNGGGADSESWGRREESNGGTESNGRPRLKLQPRTLPVTLPPPPPVVSSNESLPVAVEIVPRPKGANPFGAARPREDVLAEKGKDWKKIDKELEAVKLKEKEAVAAEGESFGKRSFGMGNGRPGDRTDGVWRKPAVAEAEAEAEGEVRPQSAGNDESRRSNSEEPEPENENENENVTEN; this is translated from the exons ATGGCGGCAACTGTGTCGTCTCCTTGGGCCAAACCCGGCGCGTGGGCCCTCGACTCCGAAGAACACGAAGCCGCCGAGCTCGAACAGCAGCAACAGCACCAAGCCAAGATCGAAGCCCAGCCCCTAGCCGACTTCCCATCTCTCtcagccgccgccgccgccaagccgaagaagaagaacaagccCCAGAAGGTCAGCCTCGCCGAGTTTTCCGTGTTCGGCGGGCCCAAGCCACCCGCAGAGCCCGTCGGCCTGACCCACGAGGATCGGCTCGTCCTCCCCACCGGCCCGCGCGAGCGCACCGCCGAGGAGCTCGAGAAGGGCCGGCTCGGCGGCGGCTTCAAGAGCTACGGCGCCGATCGGAACCGCGAGGATTCGAGCTCCAAGTGGGGGAGCCAgaggagagagggaggcggagggTTTGGGAAGGAGAGTGATAGGGACGCGCCGTCGCGGGCGGATGAGGTTGACGATTGGGGCGCCGGGAAGAAGTCGGTGCCggagaagagggagagagtAGGGTTTGGGTTTGGTTCTCAGTCCAAGGCTGATGAATCTGACAGCTGGGTGACGAACAAGACGTCGTCGTTTTCGTCGGAGGGACGGAGGCCCGGCGGCGGCGGGTTTGATCGGGATAGGAAGGTTGGGTTTGGGTCGAATGGCGGCGGGGCCGATTCGGAGAGCTgggggaggaagagggaggAGGTTAATGGTGGAGGGGGtttcgagagggagaggaaggTAGGGTTAGGGTTCAATTCGAACGGCGGTGGTGCCGATTCGGAGAGCTGGGGGAGGAGGGAGGAGAGTAATGGTGGGACTGAGAGTAATGGTAGGCCGAGGCTGAAATTGCAGCCTAGGACATTGCCTGTTACTCTGCCGCCGCCACCGCCTGTTGTCAGCAGCAATGAGTCATTGCCGGTGGCGGTGGAGATTGTACCGAGGCCCAAGGGGGCGAACCCATTTGGAGCTGCGAGGCCGAGAGAGGACGTTTTGGCAGAGAAGGGGAAGGACTGGAAGAAGATTGACAAGGAGCTTGAGGCTGTGAAGCTTAAGGAGAAGGAGGCTGTGGCTGCCGAAGGGGAGTCTTTTGGGAAGAGGAGTTTCGGAATGGGAAATGGGCGCCCTGGTGACCGCACCGATGGAGTTTGGAGAAAACCTGCTGTGGCTGAGGCTGAGGCTGAGGCTGAGGGGGAGGTTCGTCCTCAGAG TGCTGGAAACGATGAGAGTAGGAGAAGCAATTCTGAGGAACCGGAACCAGAGAATGAGAATGAAAATGAGAACGTCACTGAGAATTGA